Genomic DNA from Plodia interpunctella isolate USDA-ARS_2022_Savannah chromosome 23, ilPloInte3.2, whole genome shotgun sequence:
AGATTCAGCTCATCATCAGATTAAATTATCGCTTgagaaacatataaaaatactatttctaAAGGAATAGAATTTCTCTTTCACTGggcagtaaataaattataattattgcaaaGCAACAATATAAAAGGCCCACAGATATGGGTTTACACTCAGAACAGCCAGGCGTAAACCCACCCACTAGTTGGGTATGCGCCCGTGTTTTTGAGAAGAAACTGGGAGTGAACCCAATTATGGGCCCAACAAATGGTTACGTGTTTAAATcgtgtttattatattctcCTAACAATAACCGCCGcgtaatgttaataataattaatgttggCCTATCTCAGAATATAGTGTACCTTGCAACAATGATGGGTAATTCTTTTTACttcttttgacgacctcgatggcgcagtggtaaagtgcttgcctctgaatcgagagatcccgggttcgaatcccggtcgtgttggaaaatgatctttttctgattggcccgggtcttggatgtttatctatatatatatttgttatataatatagtatcgttgagttagtatcccataacacaagtctggaacttactttggtgctagctcaatctgtgtgatttgtcctaatatatttatttatttattcttactctgttagagaaaaataacatgtgatttattaacaatatgtTGTTACGGTGTAAACcgctaacaaataaaaaatcgctCCTTGGAGGACGTGTAAGAgcctaatattatacatatatatatatatatatatatatatatatatatatatatatatatatatatatatatatatatatatatatatatatatatatatattgtatatttgtacgcCTATAGGTAAGGCAGAATGCATGTTCTATCTATATCGTGACCACCGATTGTAATTCTGtattctgacaaataaatgacttgatttaatttgatttaatgaCAAGACTAATGCTGTGGCTACGTGctggtattttaatataatttgtttgatatttGAGAGAagaagaatgaaaaaaaaaattaaaacactaaaaaatattcaaagagttgttttgtgtaaattaaaaaatgacaaagaTCACACGCCGTgtgaatattgttatattttgtgacGATTTGCCAAGTCAAGTATTCGcaaagtattaaattttccTGATACGACCTACGTAACCGCATTTCTGTTAAATTATGCATGgatatgaaaataacaaagcatttctatataaaatagaatttaccTGTAACCCTGGTTTTCACTTGCAAATGAGAGTTTCATCATTAAGCCTGTCAAATATGCCATAATGTAAACGCTGAACAACTTAGGTCACAGAATAAAGGAAATGTGATATACTAGCTGTacaccggggcttcgcttccatgggaatttcgggataaaattaccctgtgtatataacaatataacataataatataataataatatatagtacccacccatgtaccaaatttcataaccatccgtccagtatattttgcgtgaaagagtaacaaacatacacagatacatatacatcctcacaaactttcgcatttataacattagtaggaaGTTAATATGATGGTGGTTCTAGTGTTGTCGTGAATAGTCCCGAAACcaaattttgactttttttttcagtccAATCTGAAACTACGTGATGAGACGATCATCTTATATAATCTATGTTtcacaatgaaataaatgaattatgatTATGACGATAACTATGAGGTTATGATTATAACTTTTGACCTTATTccatattttacttttgtaaaatCAGCGCACGAGGATAAGATGGTCCattctttttttgtaagtacctacattggaatggtgtcaaattttattgaagtcgcctaaaggtattTGTCGTGACTTTAACGAATACCGTCAGACTGCACACTgttatacatacttaatactgtaactatagtaaatataacattgtgcaggttttctcacaaTGATTTTTCTTTACTAAATTGCgtgatttttgtattatacacgagtcagattcgtgaacaaaagatttttttcgaAGCCTACTTTCTGATGCCGCTGGACAGTACCAatcaaactcatgtggcatagtggattcgaacctgagacctttctaTCTCCATATCACACATCCACATCGGTGGACCATAACCGCTTCAAGCACTGAGTGTACAGTTCACATTTCCTTGTTTCTTACATCTACGCCAAAATGCTAATAGCACCACTGCACTGTCGGttcataaaattcaaatgttaTCTAGCCGCTAAACTATAACGagcattttatacaaattactaataattaacaaacacatttaaaaccattggttttatacaaaaacgtccgtttaatataaaactaattcaaagcaaatacctaggtatatatatttggcTTCTCTCTCTAGAAGCACGTATTCGTattcggggttgtgacgccgcgaagccccggatcagtgtgaaaaataaaccaaaaaatgttcgagatttggctgtgattttacgacatGCCGCCAGCCTGACCCTgaccctctttgagaatgctattgttgccacTAAGAGATACAAGGCTGACAAAGGTATGTATCCCTtactcgcctcgtacgacattcgTAGGAGGGGGTCCTTCTCACTACAAATATCTAatcaattgttttattcaaatattaaagacaataataatagttttgatacgtacgtacgtattcttacatattaacAAAGTcccctgccgcgtctgtctgtctgttcgcgataaactcaaaactactgcacggaatTTCATGCGCTTTTcataaatagatagagtgattcccgaggtaggtttaggggtataatttattatgtttttacatgagcgaagccgggaccggCAGCCAGTGTTCTTATAATAGAATCTAACgcgttaaaaaaatcttttatagtactattattattattacatggGAGTGAGTCAATTCATCACTACCGGCGTCAACACAGCAAAAAGCGTAGTTGTTATAACCTGGGTTATCATAGACTGTAATGAAGGACGTCGCGTAATAACTCTCCCCTATCTATTCCCGGATATATTTCCCTCTCACCTGGAGGGATGTTTTCCTCACGTAATTAATGATCGACCATTATTCTGGGCAGTGCCTTGAGAGAGCGGTGTACGCACTGTACACGAAACCTGCTTTGGCGTTTGAACGTCgcttttctttaattttatacttataatataattttgaaatgtacatattgaccatattagtattaattcttattttatatattttaatttttttatttatttatttcaatatattatttaatagacaACCTACTTTGAGAAcaccgtgaggaaacctaAACTCCAGTTGATTATTAGCTAATGTGTGAATTGGCAAACCTTTTATATTGGCTCGGATGttgtattttacataatggccaggaccctcagccatgagacATCACGGCAGCCCCAAGATGGTCAATCTTACGTTATCTGGCCCGGTGAAAATATCGAGGATGCTTTATAAGTTTGACAAGAAAATGAAACTTTTCTATTTACTCAAGTCTCCTATCATTCATCCTATTATTCAttcatcaaatatatataatttatatatactttacattgatTACAAAATAACGTACTTTTCGCTGTCAACTCTCGTCTTGTTAATGACTTGTCAATCAGAAGACAATTAAGTAAAGTTTGATTTCGATGAACGTCCTCTTGCCGGCTGAGAGCAGAGGGGGCGTGCAGTTTTTTGCAGTCCGTGTGAGaagaatttttacaaattaacaaaCGCTGCGTTTTAAAATGCAGTGCGTATTTTATAATCCTTATTTTTAACTGCTCGCCATGAAAAGCAGTCTTGAGGTGCTATTTGTCAGTCAGTGAAATATCGGTCAGACACCCGCTTAACTTCACATAAATTCTCATTTTATTCCGAGCGGATTTTCTTCGGAAATCCACGAtgaatttaaagaaattctTGGTGAAGTTATGGCAAATGTGTTTTGGAAATTCTCAATAGTGATACAGGAAGTCTCTTGCGCGTGTCGCGTGTTGCAACCCCGTCTGAGAGGACCAAAATAGCCgcttaacaaaaaataaacttttaagttGTGATTCGACTGTGATATTGTGCAGTCTATGTATGCATTTGgttttttatcccttagtcgcctcgtatgtGCATGGAATTAAAGTGGTTTTATTCGAAGACGGAATGACTAGGCTTGGGAACACACGCCGCGTAAGTGCTGTAAAGTAAACATAAAGAATCGTTACAAATGCTGTAATAAGTGACACTTAGACTATGGTTAAAAGGGCACTGACAAGATATCGTAAATGTTGAATGGAAATAAATGCCTTtgaaattttttcaaaataacactataatctttaaaaaaatctttaaataataattcaaaataacagtataatctttaaataataacagtaaCTACTCATTCCGAGGATAAATTTTGCGAGGGCCcactttattaaatacttaaacataatattcgCAACATTTTATTGCGTGCACACATAAATACTATTATGTAAATGACACAGCGCAATATGTTTGCCCTTATCTTAATTCTGGGCAAACCGTATTCTCTCGGCTGAGTAGcgtcaacaaaaatatttatacttgaGAGGTGATTAACGTACACTAATATTTTCTGGTAAGGTATGCtgtaaataacttattatttacttgtactgtaaataaaggttttaaattaataaagaaacaatataTAGATTTACTTTTGACAGTTCCTCGACTAAGCAAAAGACTTTACTCTCCTCGACTAAGAATATCATTGCAGGAAAGATCTTAGATACAAATCGCCCATTAAATTAAGGATTTATTAGCATATCACTGCTGAAAaggaagagaaaaaaaatgacatgTCGGAAAAACTTGATAGTTTCCAATGTTTGATCACCGAGAGAGATTTTTATAGCTTAAAAGGCAAACGAGCGTGCGAATTGCGTAATTGAAACCTTTACTAGTATTATTAAAAGGACACTCTGTGTAGGTATCAAGTATAATTTGACACCATCTCGCCCCCTTTTTATGGCGTGGACGCATctaaaattatcttatttattttattccgaTTTTTTTTGCTGACTTTATGCGTTTCTTACAATTGTGGTTCTATCGTATGTATATCTTACCTTCCAAAAAAGTCTTAGatctaataacaaaaaaaatattccttgtCTATTCAAATCTAGATTTCGATATGggttcttttttttcttattagattttacataatccaacaatataatgttttataagaaatattaatacttatgtagattttataatacaattgtTTTGACGAACAGTAGCATCTAATtggtaaatattgaaaaataaaattcctatACAGgataagaacaaaaataattacaaagtcaataatattgagaaaaaaacgtttattttatgtattcatATATGTTGTTATATAAGATTTCGTAATAATTAATACCGAAAAGTGTCCAACTCATCAGCTTCCACGTGAGATTCTCTCGGCAaatacaaacacataaaacatacatacactaaTGTCATCAACCAAAGACACAGACTATTAATTACGTCGGAACAATTAGCCCATTCACTCATAATCACCATATCTTTAGtagttaacattttatctcGGCGTTTCAAACACAAGATAAAGAATCTTAATTTACTTTCTAATATAAATTCGATTGTATCACTAAGCCATGTCGGCATGGGCCTTGCAATATCCCGCAGAAAGGATAAAAATATCGTCAACATAACTAAGAACATGttaatcaaaatcgatccGCGTAGGTAAAACAAAATCGTTGGACAGTCTAAACTATACTTCGGTATTAAATAACTGATTCCCGATGTAAACACGAAATGACACAGCAATGTGAAACTTAACATTCCTAAACGTAAATTTCTAGCACTCAACACAAAACTGTTTAATGATAAAATCGTCAAAGCAATCATTGGAAAGACAACTGCCACTCCAACTCCAGCCCCTTTCCTCTTTAACAGAAGCGTTATGTCGATTTGAGATCCTTTGTGATATTTAtcgaattttttatcaattttagaatatttatagttaactTTTAGGACCTTCCAGAACGCGGAATTCTCACCACCAATTAGAAAAGTAACACGATCATCTCTTTCCGTGATATTGACAGTCGAAACACCAGCAAATAGCCCGATTGCTATAGTACAATTTTGGACATCATACGGCCAATTGGAGACCCAAGTATTGCAGGTAGATTCATgtacaatttttggtaagcaACTAGTCAGACCGGAGCTATACAATCTGCAGAGACCGTAGTGGTATTCAAATTCATCATAGTCGACCTGATTCAGCAGACTTATGTGCGGTTCCCAAAATGTGTAGCTCTCGTAGACAATTTCTGAAAGTCCCCCGTAATCTGAAGTGTTCCATGACAGTCTTTCATCATACCAGGACACGAGCAGGTAACCGAAAACTTTGATAGTGCTCTCGTCGTGGCCAAAAGTGAAGAACTGGATAAATAAGTAGGCGTCGATATTGATAATGTCGTTCGGTGGTGTGATCGGTTGTGTATTAAGGTATGCCATCAGTCGCTTCTCTTGAATATTTTCTAGAGTTTGATTGTTCGATTTTAAATCTTGATTTTTGATGAATGGAATTGTGCACATAATAAGCAGAGCGGACGTAAACATGGTTGCGATTCGTTTGGAGAATGTCCTTACACAATTTGAAATCTTGTAACCCAATATTAATACGCCCCAAAATTGTTTCGATAAATTTGATACTGCGAATAGTCGGTAATTGTTTTGGCAATAGCTATTCATTGGTCACTTTTATATAGAATTATTCGTGGAAATACTTAATAATCGCTTTCTCTAAAAGACAACTCACCGGTGACCCGTATCGGGTTGCCGGTGTACATGGGcggcggtgtttgcttaccatatGGCAACCTACATGCACGTTTGTccactatactataaaaaaaaatagataactattttctctatttcaaattttggaTATTAATCAAGTTCTATCAGGCGTGGATGTTAAGATTAGAgtaatagttttcatcaaaatagttAGAAAATTCCTTGCATTTTTCCTTCCTACGATGAAAGTGCCACAGAGCAGCAAAATACTAGGTAATTATCCTTTGTTTGTCTCCAGGTACATCGTTCAATGCCAACCTGTCGCCGcagagtaaaaaatatgtttcgttCCAATGCTGCAAGCTGGCTATTCACGGTACTGTAAAATAGGTAATTTGTATTACTTTTATGACAATATACCTACcaagttattgttatttattattcatgtaTAGGTATTTGTAATTAAGTGTTATAATGTTACTTTTAGCCTGTATAACCTAGTTTAAGTTGTcttaatttatagtttaccttattatatatacttccttacatattataaaacaaagtcatctgAAGCGTCTGTCTTTCGGTCTGTTCgcggtaaactcaaaaaatactgcacggattttcatgcggttttcaccaatagatggtgtggttcctaaggaaggtttaggtgtataatttattatgtttttacacgagcgaagtcgggac
This window encodes:
- the LOC128680264 gene encoding acetylcholine receptor subunit epsilon-like; this encodes MNSYCQNNYRLFAVSNLSKQFWGVLILGYKISNCVRTFSKRIATMFTSALLIMCTIPFIKNQDLKSNNQTLENIQEKRLMAYLNTQPITPPNDIINIDAYLFIQFFTFGHDESTIKVFGYLLVSWYDERLSWNTSDYGGLSEIVYESYTFWEPHISLLNQVDYDEFEYHYGLCRLYSSGLTSCLPKIVHESTCNTWVSNWPYDVQNCTIAIGLFAGVSTVNITERDDRVTFLIGGENSAFWKVLKVNYKYSKIDKKFDKYHKGSQIDITLLLKRKGAGVGVAVVFPMIALTILSLNSFVLSARNLRLGMLSFTLLCHFVFTSGISYLIPKYSLDCPTILFYLRGSILINMFLVMLTIFLSFLRDIARPMPTWLSDTIEFILESKLRFFILCLKRRDKMLTTKDMVIMSEWANCSDVINSLCLWLMTLVYVCFMCLYLPRESHVEADELDTFRY